The region ACAACGCTGATGATCCCAAGGAAATTGGTGCCGCGCTTGCCGAGCAGTCCGGTTCGGAGCTTGTTCAGGTGATCGGCAAGACTATCGTTCTGTACAAAGAATCACGCGACAACAAAACGATTGAGCTTCCAAGATAGGAGGTTGACCTCTTGAGAGTAGGCATAATGGGAGGGACCTTCGATCCTCTGCATATCGGCCATATGATGGCCGCTGAGACGGCGCGTGAGAGCTACGCTCTGCAGGAGGTCTGGTTCATGCCTTCGCATATCCCGCCTCATAAGCATGAGGCCGGGGCCACCGGTGAACAGCGGCTGGCGATGGTGGAGGGAGCGGTGAAGAATCACCCTTCCTTTGGCATTCTTGACTGGGAAATTGTGCGGGGCGGAGTATCCTATACGCTGGAGACGGTAATCAGTCTGCAGGAGGAATATCCGCAGCATGAGTTCTTTTTCATCGTGGGTGCGGATATGGTTCAGTATCTGCCCAAGTGGCAGGGGATCGAAGAGCTGGTGAAGCGGCTGACCTTCATCGGTGTCGGACGCCCGGGCACTCCGCTGGATCTGGGACTGCTGCCGGAGTTCATTGCGGGTAGAGTACTGCTGGCGGATATGCCGCTGGTCGATCTCTCCTCCACCATGCTCAGAGCCCGGGCCGCCGAAGGAAAGTCGATCCGCTATATGGTTCCGGATGCTGTGTATGAATATGTTCAAAGGAGTGGATTGTATGGAGTACAGCCGTGAAGCGCTGATTGAAGCGGTATCCGGCCAGATGCCGGACAAACGCTGGAAGCATACACTCGGGGTGATGGAGTCCGCTGTGAAGCTGGCGCAGCGTTATGGCGCTGACCCGCAGCGGGCCGAGACCGCCGCCATCCTGCATGATGTGGCCAAGTATTGGCCGGTAGAACGGATGCGGGAGATCATTGAACAGAATGGATTATCCGCCGAGCTTTTGAAATATGACAAGCAGCTATGGCATGCTGAGGTGGGTGCTTATACCGCCGAACATGATTATGGTATTCAGGATTCGGAGGTGCTGGACGCGATCCGTTACCACACCTCGGGACGGGAGAACATGGGCCTGCTGGAGCGGATCGTCTGTCTGGCTGATTATATTGAGCCGGGTCGGGACTTCCCTGGTGTGGAGGAGATCCGCAGGCTGGCGAAGGTCAGTCTGGAGCAAGGGCTGATTGCCGGACTGGATTCCACTATACGCGTGCTGCTGGAGAAGCGCAGGGTCGTATTTCCGCTTACGGTGCTGGCGCGCAACGATTTAGTTAGAACATTGGAGGATAAAATATGAGTGTACAATCAAACAAGCTGTTTGAGCTGGCGTTACACGCCGTTCAGGATAAAAAAGCAATGAACGTGGTGGCTCTTGATCTGCGCAGTGTGTCGCCGATCAGCGATTATTTCATCATCTGCCACGGTAATTCCGATACCCAGGTTCAGGCGATTGCCACTGAGGTGCGCAAGGTAGTTCATGAAGCTGGCGGAATGATCAAAGGCATTGAGGGGATGGATGCAGCGCGCTGGGTACTGATGGACCTTGGCGACGTGATCGTCCATGTCTTCCACCGCGATGAACGTGAATATTACAATATTGAGCGTCTGTGGTCGGATGCCAAGGTCGTGGAGACGGTATGAGTCTGATTGCAGGCACTACGGTTACCCTTGAAGTGATGCGGGAGGTATCCCCTTACGGGTACTTCCTGAGCGCAGGCGACCAGGATATCATGCTTCATTACACCGAGCTTGTGGGCAGTAAGCCGAAGATCGGCGACAAGGTTGAGGTGTTCCTCTTCTTTGATACCGAGGACCGTCCTGCGGCTACGATGAAGAAGCCTTATCTGACGCTTGGCGAGATGGCGCTGCTGGAGGTGGCGGATATCCATCCGCGGCTGGGCTGCTTCCTGGAGATGGGGCTTGGACGGCAGCTGCTGCTGCCGCTCAGCGAGCTTCCCGAGCTGGTGGAGCTGCGTCCGCAGATTGGCGACAAGGTCTTCGCAATTATGGAGCATGACAAGCAGGGACGTCTCCGTGCCAAGCTGGCCGGCGAGCAGGAGCTTGCGCCGCTGGCCTTGCCTGCACCGGAATCCTGGCAGGGGCAGAGTGTCACCGCCCGGGTGTACAAGCCGCTGCAGATGGGCACCTTCGTGCTTATAGACGCCGGTGTACTTGGCTTCGGTATCATCGGTATGGTCCACTCCTCTGAACGCACCCGTTTGCTGCGTCTGGGCGAAGTGATTGAAGCGCGCGTGGCGCATATCCGCGAGGATGGCCGCGTCAACCTCAGCATGGGCCACCGCAAGGAAGTGGGCCGTGATGTGGATTCCGCGGCTCTGCTTGATTTTCTGGCTTCCCGTCCGGGCGGCGGAATGCCGTATTCGGATGCTACGCCTCCTGATATTATCAAGCAGCGCTTCGGCATCAGCAAATCAGCGTTCAAGCGTGCGCTTGGCAAGCTGATGAAGGAAGGGCTGGTTGTCCAGAAGGAGAACTGGACCTATCTGGCTGCCCGCGAAGAGGAGCAGGCCGGACCGGACAGCGATTCTGACAACCAATAGTATAGAGAAAGCGGTGTACGCAGTGTCTTCCTATGGCAAATTTGCTTATGTATACGATGCGCTTATGGCGGATATGCCGTATCCGGATTGGCTGGCCTTTGCTGAGACGGCATGGGGCAAATACGGCAAGCCGCGCACGGTAGCCGAGCTCGGCTGCGGTACCGGCAGCCTGACGATTCCGCTGGCTGCTGCTGGTTACCACATGACGGGGATTGACCTTTCTTCGGACATGCTGTCCGTTGCCCAGCGGAAGCTGGAGCAGCAGCCGCAGGGACGGCGCTTTTTGCGGGAGGGCAGCGTGCAGTGGGTTCAGCAGAACATGAAGGAATGGGAGCTGCCGGAGCCGGTGGATGCCGTCATCTCCTTCTGTGACTGTCTGAATTATGTGCTGGAGGAGCAGGACATCCGGTCTGTGTTCTCCAGTACGTATGACGGACTGAAGCCGGGCGGGACCTTCTTGTTCGATGTACATCATCCGAACACCCTGATCCGCTATGAGGAAGAGCAGCCTTTTGTGCTGGATGAGCCGGACATCTCCTACATCTGGACCTGTGAGCTGGATGAGCAGCGCCGGGAGATTGAACATCACCTATCCATCTTCGCCCGCGAGGAGGGCCGCACAGGCACGTACCGCCGCTTCGAAGAGACCCACACCCAGCGTGCCTATGACCCGGAGTGGATGAAGCAGGAGCTGCTTGCCGCCGGATTCAGCGAGGTGTCGGTGTATGCGGACTTCGAGTGGGTGGCGGCGGATGATTCGGCGCAGCGGCTGTTCTATGTGGCTGTGAAATGAAGCTGCTAAGGAATTGAACTTGTTCAGCACACATAAGAACTTGAAGCGTAATCGTCACTGCGGGGAACATTTGGACTTCTAGCGCACATAAGAACTTGAAGCATAATCGTCACTGCGGAGAACATTTGGACTTACGGCCGCTGTTGTCTCCAGGTTTCTTGATTTAATACCGCTGTTCGCGGTAGAAATCCGCAGACAAAGGCGGACGCTAACGCTCCTACAGTTCCAAATTTCCCCTCCGCTCCTTTTTGCTTCTTGTTAAATTCTTTAGAGCTTCATATATGGTTGAGGTTGTATGGGAGGTCCTTACCTGAAATTGGGTAAGGACCTTCTTTGATCTTGATGTGGACCAAAATCACACAATCGGCGCCACCTGAGGCACATGAACCAAATGTATGTGGAAAACAGCATATAATCGGCGCCACTGAGGGCACATGAACCAAATGTATGTTAAAAACAGCATACAATCGGCGCAACTGAGGTACACGGGCCAAGATGTATGTGGAAAACAGTATACAATCGGCGCTACTGAGGCACATAGGCCAAGATGTATGTTAAAAACAGCATATAATCGGCGCTACTGGGGCATGTGGGTTGTGTTGCTGCGGGGCGAGTGAGACAGAAGTACAAATACCATCTGTACAAAGGGGCGCATTAGCCGTTCCTGCTTAAATAACACAGCAAACCGGACCCTATCCGAAGGATAGGGTCCGGTCATCTTCCAAGTAGGCTTACCGGTGTTCGAACAAATCGATGGTGCCGAGTACAATATGTGCCAGACCAAATCCAAGAATGCCGGTTGCCGCGATCTTATATCTGCTCCCCAGAAAAGCTGCACTCGAAGCAGTAACTACGGTCCCCAGTACGGCTGGTATCAACCCTTCACGCATTCGAAACACTCCCTCACGGTAGTTTGAAAGACATTCGTTAGTGTGGGTTAAGGCCGGGACAATTATACTTCGAGTTTATGCCAGCGGCGGCGGGGAAGCGGCTGTCTGTTATAAACGGTCAATCGGCCACTCCCGCTGTGGTCACCCGGCCGGAAGGGTCTTCGACCTCATGCACATTGTAGAGCACACGCGCCAGCAGATCCTGGCTGTAATTGCCGAAATGCTTGCCGTAGATGGTCAAGCCGCGCTTGTTGACCGGCTTGTCGGTGACGGCAATACGGAAGGTCAGCTCGCTCTTGTAATCCAGCTTAATGTCGTCCAAGGTGATGTCTGAGATGCGGCAGCCGTCAATGAAGCTACCCTCCTGATTGATGCGGATCAGTTTCAGCATGCCATACTGGTTGAGATGGGGAGGCCACCAATCCGGGTTGAAGGTGCCGCGCATGTCGCCGAAGTCCCCGGGGCTGGTCCAGAAGCCGATCTCGATGCCGTTCACATAGAAGTACAGATCCGAGGGGTAATTGTCGTTGAACCCGGGAGCCTCGGAGCCAATCTCCATGGAGAACTGGATTTCCCGGAAGGTCTGGTTGGCTTTGAGATAGTTAGGGATGCGGTACTCCAGGAAGCCTTCGGCCATCCAGATGATCTCAGAATCGATCCGTTGGGGATCGGCGAAGTAACGCGGCTCGTCGAAGTCCCCAATGATGCTATCCTTGGTGGCCAGACCGCAGGTCGGAACGGCCTGATAATTACTGTAATGGCCCACCTGAATCTCGACCTCGTACAGATTATCCACATCCTTGCTCCGCAGATCCACCATCAGCTTATCCTTATTCAGATAGCAGACCTTCTGAATTCCGTGCTTGCCTACGGCAGTATTAATCTCAATTAAGCCGCTCTCCTCCAGCTTCTTGATATGCATTGTAATCGCCCCGTTGCTGAGATTCAGCTTCTTGGCAATTTCGTTGAGATTCAGGGCCTGATTGGTCGCCAGCAGCTCAAGAATCTGGATGCGGATTTCCGAGCTGAGCGCCTTGAAGATATCAATCCCGCTCATCAGATCTTTAATATAAATCATATTTAGAATACCTTCTTCCACTGAGGTCATGAGAATCGAAACTATTTTATAAAATTATAAACTAACCCGCCCAAAAAGGAAAGTATCCTGCCTTTATTTGTAGAAAACGATTAAATTTAAGCTAAAAGTAAAAGTTAAGCTCTGTTTGTTTTATATAAACATGAATACTTAATGCACCATTAAGTCAATATTAAATGATTTTTTTCAGTAAAAAAGCAATAATTAACGTTTGATTTGAATAACTATAAAAAGATTTATACTTTTATATTTACACTCCACTTTATATATGCTATTTTATACCTGTAAGCGAATACATTCAATTGTTTCTCAATTATTTAATTAAAGTGTGAAACATAGCACAACATGCGGTAGCTTGAACTAACAGAGCCGGTGAGGTTCCCTAGTTCTTCTATATAGATTGTATCAATCGAGTTGCTCAGCAAATCCTAGGAGGGGTTACAGTGTTAAAGAAAAAGGGCTGGTTCACACTGCTGTCGTTAGTTCTGATGGTATCGGTTGTACTTACAGGCTGCGGCGGGAAGAACAATGCATCGTCCGGGGGCAATAGCGGAAGCGAAGCTACGGCGAATGCAGGCAGCAAGGATTCCAAGGAAACCAAGAATCTTACGTTCATGTTCCGCGGGGGAACCGATGAGCAGAAGGCTTATGAAGGTGTTGTGAAAAAATATGAAGCCGATCATCCGAACGTCAAGGTTAAGATCGTTGTGACTGCGGCAGATCAATATGCGACTAAGCTGAAAGCCTCTATTACGGGGAACAGCGTGCCGGACGTATTTTATTTTGAATCCGGCGACCTGAAGGCTTATGTGAACAGCGGCGTGCTGCTGGACCTGACCAGCTATGTGGAGAAGAACCCTAATATTGATTTGAATAACATCTGGAAATATGGCGTGGATCTGTACCGTTACGACGGCACCATGGCCGGGCAAGGCAATTTGTACGGGATGCCTAAGGACGTAGGCCCGTTCGCACTCGGATATAACAAGACCATGTTCGAAGCTGCGGGTATCCCGCTGCCGGACAAAGACAAACCGTACACCTGGGATGAATTCATCAAAGTCGCTCAGCAGCTGACGATTGACAAGGACGGGGACGGTAAGCTGGATCAATTCGGCGCAGGCTTCAACGTGCAGTGGGCCTTGCCTTCCTTCGTCTGGAGTAACGGGGCGGACTGGCTGGATGCTACCAAGACCAAGGTTACCATTGATGATCCGAAGTTTATCGAAGCGTTGCAATTCTTCACTGACATGCAGCTTAAATACGGCATTACGCCGTCCACAGAACAAGCACAGACTCTGGATACCTACCAGCGCTGGATGAAAGGTGAAATGGCCTTCTTCCCTGTAGGGCCGTGGGATATGAGCACTTATGAGAAGCTGCCTTTCGATTATGATCTGATTCCTTATCCTGCCGGCTCCACAGGCAAATCCGCAACATGGACCGGCTCACTGGGTATCGGTGCCTCCGCCAAAACCAAGCATCCCGATGAAGCCGTGGATCTGATCAATTATCTGACAGCCTCTAAGGAGGGAATGGAAGCGCTGGTGAAGGCTAAGGTGCAAATCCCGAACCTGATGGATATGGCTAAGGAATGGGCCGCTGATACTACGACCAAACCGGCGAACAAGGAAGAATTCCTCCAGGTCGTGAATGAATACGGACGGGTGCTGCCCGGCCACTACACGTACAATGCTGAATGGTATAACCTGTTCTACACGGATATCCAGCCGGTACTTGACGGTAAGGTTACCCCGGAGGAATATGTGAAGGCGGAACAGCCGAAGATGCAGAAGCTGCTGGATAAAGCGGTCGAGCAAG is a window of Paenibacillus sp. FSL H3-0469 DNA encoding:
- the yqeK gene encoding bis(5'-nucleosyl)-tetraphosphatase (symmetrical) YqeK, with product MEYSREALIEAVSGQMPDKRWKHTLGVMESAVKLAQRYGADPQRAETAAILHDVAKYWPVERMREIIEQNGLSAELLKYDKQLWHAEVGAYTAEHDYGIQDSEVLDAIRYHTSGRENMGLLERIVCLADYIEPGRDFPGVEEIRRLAKVSLEQGLIAGLDSTIRVLLEKRRVVFPLTVLARNDLVRTLEDKI
- the rsfS gene encoding ribosome silencing factor, coding for MSVQSNKLFELALHAVQDKKAMNVVALDLRSVSPISDYFIICHGNSDTQVQAIATEVRKVVHEAGGMIKGIEGMDAARWVLMDLGDVIVHVFHRDEREYYNIERLWSDAKVVETV
- a CDS encoding winged helix-turn-helix transcriptional regulator, which gives rise to MIYIKDLMSGIDIFKALSSEIRIQILELLATNQALNLNEIAKKLNLSNGAITMHIKKLEESGLIEINTAVGKHGIQKVCYLNKDKLMVDLRSKDVDNLYEVEIQVGHYSNYQAVPTCGLATKDSIIGDFDEPRYFADPQRIDSEIIWMAEGFLEYRIPNYLKANQTFREIQFSMEIGSEAPGFNDNYPSDLYFYVNGIEIGFWTSPGDFGDMRGTFNPDWWPPHLNQYGMLKLIRINQEGSFIDGCRISDITLDDIKLDYKSELTFRIAVTDKPVNKRGLTIYGKHFGNYSQDLLARVLYNVHEVEDPSGRVTTAGVAD
- a CDS encoding nicotinate-nucleotide adenylyltransferase, producing MRVGIMGGTFDPLHIGHMMAAETARESYALQEVWFMPSHIPPHKHEAGATGEQRLAMVEGAVKNHPSFGILDWEIVRGGVSYTLETVISLQEEYPQHEFFFIVGADMVQYLPKWQGIEELVKRLTFIGVGRPGTPLDLGLLPEFIAGRVLLADMPLVDLSSTMLRARAAEGKSIRYMVPDAVYEYVQRSGLYGVQP
- a CDS encoding sugar ABC transporter substrate-binding protein; translated protein: MLKKKGWFTLLSLVLMVSVVLTGCGGKNNASSGGNSGSEATANAGSKDSKETKNLTFMFRGGTDEQKAYEGVVKKYEADHPNVKVKIVVTAADQYATKLKASITGNSVPDVFYFESGDLKAYVNSGVLLDLTSYVEKNPNIDLNNIWKYGVDLYRYDGTMAGQGNLYGMPKDVGPFALGYNKTMFEAAGIPLPDKDKPYTWDEFIKVAQQLTIDKDGDGKLDQFGAGFNVQWALPSFVWSNGADWLDATKTKVTIDDPKFIEALQFFTDMQLKYGITPSTEQAQTLDTYQRWMKGEMAFFPVGPWDMSTYEKLPFDYDLIPYPAGSTGKSATWTGSLGIGASAKTKHPDEAVDLINYLTASKEGMEALVKAKVQIPNLMDMAKEWAADTTTKPANKEEFLQVVNEYGRVLPGHYTYNAEWYNLFYTDIQPVLDGKVTPEEYVKAEQPKMQKLLDKAVEQEAKSKK
- a CDS encoding class I SAM-dependent methyltransferase; this encodes MSSYGKFAYVYDALMADMPYPDWLAFAETAWGKYGKPRTVAELGCGTGSLTIPLAAAGYHMTGIDLSSDMLSVAQRKLEQQPQGRRFLREGSVQWVQQNMKEWELPEPVDAVISFCDCLNYVLEEQDIRSVFSSTYDGLKPGGTFLFDVHHPNTLIRYEEEQPFVLDEPDISYIWTCELDEQRREIEHHLSIFAREEGRTGTYRRFEETHTQRAYDPEWMKQELLAAGFSEVSVYADFEWVAADDSAQRLFYVAVK
- a CDS encoding S1-like domain-containing RNA-binding protein, with product MSLIAGTTVTLEVMREVSPYGYFLSAGDQDIMLHYTELVGSKPKIGDKVEVFLFFDTEDRPAATMKKPYLTLGEMALLEVADIHPRLGCFLEMGLGRQLLLPLSELPELVELRPQIGDKVFAIMEHDKQGRLRAKLAGEQELAPLALPAPESWQGQSVTARVYKPLQMGTFVLIDAGVLGFGIIGMVHSSERTRLLRLGEVIEARVAHIREDGRVNLSMGHRKEVGRDVDSAALLDFLASRPGGGMPYSDATPPDIIKQRFGISKSAFKRALGKLMKEGLVVQKENWTYLAAREEEQAGPDSDSDNQ